A stretch of Mastomys coucha isolate ucsf_1 unplaced genomic scaffold, UCSF_Mcou_1 pScaffold3, whole genome shotgun sequence DNA encodes these proteins:
- the Pgk2 gene encoding phosphoglycerate kinase 2, with amino-acid sequence MALSTKLTLDKVDLKEKRVIMRVDFNVPMKNNQITNNQRIKAAIPSIKHCLDNGAKSVVLMSHLGRPDGIPMPDKYSLEPVAAELKSLLNKDVIFLKDCVGSEIEKACANPANGSVILLENLRFHVEEEGKGKDSSGKKITADPAHVEAFRASLSKLGDVYVNDAFGTAHRAHSSMVGVNLPQKASGFLMKKELDYFSKVLEKPERPFLAILGGAKVKDKIQLIKNMLDKVNFMIIGGGMAYTFLKELRIMQIGASLFDEEGATIVKEIMDKAEKNGVKISFPVDFVTGDKFDEHAKVGQATIESGIPAGWMGLDCGPETIKNNAQIVAQAKLIVWNGPLGVFEWDAFAKGTKALMDEVVKATSKGCITIIGGGDTATCCAKWDTEDKVSHVSTGGGASLELLEGKNLPGVEALSNM; translated from the coding sequence ATGGCTCTTTCTACTAAGTTGACTCTGGATAAGGTGGATCTTAAGGAAAAAAGAGTCATCATGAGAGTAGACTTCAACGTTCCTATGAAGAATAACCAAATTACAAACAACCAGAGAATCAAGGCTGCCATCCCAAGTATCAAGCACTGTCTGGACAATGGAGCCAAGTCCGTAGTTCTCATGAGTCACCTCGGCCGGCCTGACGGTATCCCCATGCCAGACAAATACTCCTTAGAGCCTGTTGCTGCTGAGCTCAAGTCCCTGCTGAACAAGGACGTTATATTCTTGAAGGACTGTGTGGGCTCTGAAATAGAGAAAGCCTGTGCCAACCCAGCTAATGGGTCTGTCATCCTGCTAGAGAACCTGCGTTTCCATGTAGAGGAAGAAGGTAAGGGTAAAGATTCTTCTGGAAAAAAGATTACTGCTGATCCTGCTCATGTAGAAGCTTTCCGGGCATCATTGTCTAAACTTGGCGATGTCTACGTCAATGACGCTTTTGGCACTGCACATAGGGCTCACAGTTCCATGGTGGGAGTAAATTTGCCCCAAAAGGCATCTGGGTTCCTTATGAAGAAGGAACTGGATTACTTTTCCAAGGTTTTAGAAAAACCAGAGAGGCCCTTCCTGGCTATCCTTGGTGGAGCCAAAGTGAAAGACAAGATTCAACTCATTAAAAATATGTTAGACAAAGTTAATTTCATGATTATCGGTGGTGGGATGGCTTACACCTTCCTGAAAGAACTCAGGATCATGCAGATTGGTGCTTCCTTGTTTGATGAAGAAGGAGCCACGATTGTCAAAGAGATCATGGACAAAGCAGAAAAGAATGGCGTAAAGATAAGCTTTCCTGTTGACTTTGTTACTGGTGACAAGTTTGATGAGCATGCTAAAGTTGGACAAGCCACTATAGAATCTGGTATACCAGCTGGCTGGATGGGTTTGGACTGCGGCCCCGAGACCATTAAAAACAATGCTCAAATTGTGGCCCAAGCGAAGCTGATTGTTTGGAATGGACCTCTCGGGGTATTTGAATGGGATGCTTTTGCTAAGGGAACCAAAGCCCTCATGGATGAAGTTGTAAAGGCCACCTCCAAAGGCTGTATCACCATTATAGGAGGTGGAGATACTGCTACTTGCTGTGCCAAATGGGACACTGAAGACAAGGTCAGCCATGTGAGCACAGGAGGTGGGGCAAGTCTTGAGCTTCTGGAAGGTAAAAACCTTCCAGGGGTAGAAGCCCTTAGCAACATGTAA